A region of the Cucurbita pepo subsp. pepo cultivar mu-cu-16 chromosome LG14, ASM280686v2, whole genome shotgun sequence genome:
AAgttaaattgtaaaattgtCCAATGGTTCACAACATTTGGAACATTAAGGGCTTAACTCAAACTTGGGGGCTTGGATATTATTAAGCTAATTATGCATGAACCTCTTTCTTATCATCATCCAAGTGAATGGCGTTACCCAAAATTTCTATCCTCATTGACTACTTCAATAGAACAagtaaccttaaaaaaaatatgtgaaaaCTAAAGTGAGTATAAAATTCGTTAAGTAGCTTCCTTGTAGGCTCAATATCTGTGGTGGTTGCTAGGGTACTGTGTTCTTATCTTAATCATAAGACATgtcttgatttttgttttaaggaCCTTAATCCTTAGGTTCTAGTCATGAGTGATAAGTTCTTAAATATAGTTTCTATGTTGAGGATCTTCGTCGTATGATTTTGAATTCGCAATCCTAAGTATGGGTGCTTAAGTTCTTGGTTTTGAGTTCATTGTCTCCACCTTCgtgagtaaaaaaaatataagtgTCATGATAGGTTTGACATGGTTCTTTAACCTTAGGTTTATAAGTTATAGCTTTAAGGTTCTTTCTTATAACTATAACCTAGGCATTGTCATATTGTAAGGTTCATAAGCCCAAATTCAAGCATAAAAGTCGTAAACGTATCATCTTTTTATAATCTCATGAATAAGTTCTACATCTTTTCATGAAtgattttttagaaaataagtaaaatgtCATTTGGTGTTCAttaaaaccatgaaatcaGGTAAAAGGTGCAATAAAGGtagttttgtaatttctaCCCAATTCTTGATTCATGCCTATTCCAATAAAggttcaaaaatatctttaaaacgacacaacgaaatattaaatgaaataaataagtattaaaattaaaaacaccatattctaacctaagtctaagaaattACGTACAACTACTCTATACATGTGCTATAGTCTCGAATtacgatgtcgtcgtcagttGTATAGGGATGCCTTGCTTTTGCCTGAAATAAAactagcacgtgacttgagtattttaagaaatactcaataagtgacccATGAGTGGGACCTATAACATTGGGGTTAACTTATAATACTGGGGTtagatgcaaacacatacatgAGTGAGACCTTTGCTTGAAATATTAGGGTTAGATGCAAACATATACAATCATGAGTGTGACCTATCATAttagtctattttcctacgacGGCTGTCCTAAGTGGacaattggatgtgtatttacttttCTACACACGGTCCACACATGCGAGTATGAACCTATcagtcggttcgcacaccttTTGAGCCTTTTCTGGCTGGGCGAACATTCTGTAGTAGTTATTGATGTCGAACACCTGTTAGGAATAGCGGCCGTCATAGCAACATTACggtaaacataatgatcgttttcctgCCTCATAACATACGAGTCCATATTATCGTAAAAGGAGAAGGGTATCCCCCGACGAATGAACACACGATAATGCATGAGTTCCCAACATTTAtcctttttcattatcatgtatTACAACTCGTCTAGcgtttttcttatatatatatatatatatatatatatttatttatttatttatttatttatttatttatcataatctCTAGCTGTATATCGGGGTGGTACATAATTCCAATTTACCATTTGcttgtcaatcatatcatatatcattcatgtcgcacatatgtcatatcataaacttaTCATGTATTTGAATGTATCAATTCATatcatgcacatatcatatcataacgtaTATATCATGTACAAAAACATATCGTCAAATgcatcataccataacatatatcatatcatgtacATAACAGAccacagtcatatcgtttcgttaacatgtcatattcatataaatatatcatagtcatatcgtttcataaatatatcacacatatcaaacatATATACGTGCAAAACCACAGGGcacatgtcatcatacaaACATCAACTTTTAACCAAAatgatagtaagaccacttacttagTTGGCCTAGGCCGAAGCTACTACGACCCCTCGATGCTGACTTAACGCTAAtctctgaaatttaattctacttAAGGAGTCCAACATTgtaaattagaattttactATGAGAATTGGCTCACTTAGTTTTGCCTAATTATGCATAGATACTTCAAACTtactccaaaaatttaaactaccTAAGAGGTACcatactaaccttaaacgCTTCCTAAGAATTGAAACGAGGAAAGGGTTCAAGCATATCAGACCCAAGTCAGATCAGCGAAAATGTTGAGTTCAAGTGGGATGCTAAATTGAAGTGAGGGATCTCCCTTCTGTAGTGGAGGCCAACGCCCCACTTCTCACctttgtgatatctcacattggttggggaggagaacggaacaccctttataagggtgtggaaaccttgtgatatcccacattggttggggaggagaacgaaacaacATTCTGGGTAAGGGAGGGATCGATTTGCTAGTTGGATGGTGACTGTAATTGGTCTAACCTCACCATTGCCTAACTTCGTATAAATGGATAGAGACATTAAGTTGATGCTCGCCCCCCAAATCATAGAGTGCTCGCCCTAGTTCCTTCCCTCCTATTTATACTGAAATTGTAAACGAGTCTAGATCTTTCTCATGTAGTGGgatcttgtttttcaatattacTATCCATTCTTTTACAAAGATGCTCCTCTTCCAACCCTAGCTTCAAGATTAgaactcaaacttgtggggtttatttgacCTGCAAGTttgttaaaccaaattttgacacctggAAATTCCACTGACAtcgatttttccattagatgaggtcaacattttgactttcttcattttaattcaacaattaatttgaataattaatttcaaattgaagtaatattaaataattaattaaactatttaattaatatttaatattaactcAAAGCCAATCTCAATCAGACACatatttggttaaaaaatttaaaacttatttaaatatctcaaattctctctttttgtttaatttgtaaataaaacaaaaatgcggttaaatatatcgtatatatatgtagcgcatattccctaatttgagtTCGAACACTttgaactcactcgtcacactgttctatggtttagtccgatatgagctagtagANTACAACTACTCTATACATGTGCTATAGTCTCGAATtacgatgtcgtcgtcagttGTATAGGGATGCCTTGCTTTTGCCTGAAATAAAactagcacgtgacttgagtattttaagaaatactcaataagtgacccATGAGTGGGACCTATAACATTGGGGTTAACTTATAATACTGGGGTtagatgcaaacacatacatgAGTGAGACCTTTGCTTGAAATATTAGGGTTAGATGCAAACATATACAATCATGAGTGTGACCTATCATAttagtctattttcctacgacGGCTGTCCTAAGTGGacaattggatgtgtatttacttttCTACACACGGTCCACACATGCGAGTATGAACCTATcagtcggttcgcacaccttTTGAGCCTTTTCTGGCTGGGCGAACATTCTGTAGTAGTTATTGATGNgtcatatacaaaagtggactgcatccatagtgtccccaggatAAAGTACTCAGCTTTATCCccatactatagatcattttaactatatacttgaacttgatccactcttatgtctctacatatagttcaagtaatcatactatagtNgtgatatcccacattggttggggaggagaacgaaacaacATTCTGGGTAAGGGAGGGATCGATTTGCTAGTTGGATGGTGACTNCTATGAGTTTTAAGACataaaatccaagaaaatgtTCCTTACCATACCAAGAATCAATTGCCAATTTCaatcctataaaaaaaaatgcccaTATTCAATAATCTTTCCAAAACAAGCTCAAATGGAATCTCTATTTCCNGGGAGGGATCGATTTGCTAGTTGGATGGTGACTGTAATTGGTCTAACCTCACCATTGCCTAACTTCGTATAAATGGATAGAGACATTAAGTTGATGCTCGCCCCCCAAATCATAGAGTGCTCGCCCTAGTTCCTTCCCTCCTATTTATACTGAAATTGTAAACGAGTCTAGATCTTTCTCATGTAGTGGgatcttgtttttcaatattacTATCCATTCTTTTACAAAGATGCTCCTCTTCCAACCCTAGCTTCAAGATTAgaactcaaacttgtggggtttatttgacCTGCAAGTttgttaaaccaaattttgacacctggAAATTCCACTGACAtcgatttttccattagatgaggtcaacattttgactttcttcattttaattcaacaattaatttgaataattaatttcaaattgaagtaatattaaataattaattaaactatttaattaatatttaatattaactcAAAGCCAATCTCAATCAGACACatatttggttaaaaaatttaaaacttatttaaatatctcaaattctctctttttgtttaatttgtaaataaaacaaaaatgcggttaaatatatcgtatatatatgtagcgcatattccctaatttgagtTCGAACACTttgaactcactcgtcacactgttctatggtttagtccgatatgagctagtagagggacctaatggacctatagatcatgggctccaacgatccaagattaaccgattaaactcattaaccttgttaaccaacattcgttaactactaggacactccactatagcctagtagttgcactcccctcactatagatatatttctgtccatttgatataaccatgattagtaagtcgatccttcacaggttgttcgtaactagagttgggtcaatttaccgttttacccctaaagttacttcttgttccttatgtctcactgatcctctaatgaacaattggtttgtggtccaaccagtaaaccgaatccctctcaggccaatgagagggtggggccccttgttcaagacctggagtcagtgcttaagggaactacctttcttctatccctaaaagtgggtaggagtgaattccgtcttgcaccccacgtccccagccattcacccagtcttacccctgaaatgggaggcctattgagtcggcgaactagagccactctcacccatgcaaatctaaggataattccgaataaacaggagttcatggttagctcaggattaaaaccgagttacctaggttatcgaatgaaaagaaaatcagtctcaacagtaaacgacattataaagtgagagtggttttcttcatggtccgatcttatgcaatactcattgcataggacgcccccactcacatgtctccacatgtacaatttagtgatcacatcgtttatgtcatatacaaaagtggactgcatccatagtgtccccaggatAAAGTACTCAGCTTTATCCccatactatagatcattttaactatatacttgaacttgatccactcttatgtctctacatatagttcaagtaatcatactatagtcagagtattcttaatttattggatttagattaataatcgtaaagttcaatttattcaataataataactttattgaaaatagaatatgtttttgtttacaaaactatgagttttaagacataaaatccaagaaaatgtTCCTTACCATACCAAGAATCAATTGCCAATTTCaatcctataaaaaaaaatgcccaTATTCAATAATCTTTCCAAAACAAGCTCAAATGGAATCTCTATTTCCAAGGGTCCTTAGGCCATCTTTCCAAAACAAACTCAAATGGAATCTCTATTTCCAAGGGTCCTTAGCCTTCTTTCCAAGAGATTCCATGGGTTCTTAGCCATCTTTCCAAAACAAGCTCAAATGGAATCTCTATTTTTAAGGGTCTTTAGCCTTCAAGCTAAGTTGGATTGGTTAAAGGTTTTATTGATACACCCCAAAAGACATAACTTCTGGAATGTACCCCACCAAATGACATAACTTCAAGTATGTCGACTATGAAATGGCATGACTTTCAGGTATGTACACAACCAAAGGacaatttgaataaaaatacatttgatAAGCTATATATAGgattcaatttactaaatatagctgtGAAAGATTTATATAatctatcatatatatatatatatatcccatctttaccaaatatagtttatatatataccaaaTATATCTCATCAAACTACTCTTAATATATACCAAATATATCTCATCAGACTAATCTtctcaataattctcaacTGTACATAGCTTATGGTAATGTTGTACATAGCTTATGGTAATGTATAGCTttgtaattcaatttttaggAGTACTCCCTACAAAAGCAAAGTTGTTTTTAACCGTTCGAGTTTGTAACTTGCTTATTTTCGTTCTTCTGCTCTTGAATTAATGTGAGCATACATATGTTAACGAGTTCTAAGTCGGTAGTTTGGACATTAGACCTTGTATTTCTAATTTAGTAACCACGATTTccataaaacaaacaataagaAACAAGTTAATTAAGAATTATGATGAGACACTCATTTATTTTGTCCTCTACATCAAAAGAGATATAGCAATACATTTAGGGCTCACTTGTTTTTTGTGTGTAGAATCATAGAGCAATGAGTTGGTTGACATTGATTGGGTATGTAAATGGACCATTGAATATGTAATCAGCAAGCATGCGGCTTGCTTCTTGTGTAGGATGATAGAGGTCCCAAAACAAATGACTGTTTCTATTTGAGCAAAACGCCGCAATTGGTAAGCATGGAAGGTCTGCATTCAAATGCCCATGCCCACAACAAGCACTTCTAATCTCCGTGAATCCtgatatcataaaataagGTTAGAAGTGTCGAGGATCGTTGGGAgtgaatacatctctattggtatgaggtcttttcgGAAACTAAAAGTAAGGCCACTGAAGCttgtgctcaaagtggacaatatcataccatcgtggagGTCATGATTTTTTAGGAGAGGAGAGTGAGTTTATTACCGAATGAAGATGGTGAACGAATGAAGTCGGACATGACTGCATACACTTCGAAGTAGGTGAAGGAAATATTGTTGTTGAGCTCCATTTTGAGGGTTTGCAGCATTGATTTTAGAGCCACATTGTACTGTGCTGCCCAGCTATTGACTTCCTCGTCGCATTCGCCTGTTTTGCTCCTCTTCCTTTGCGATGGAGTGCACCCCACTAATCCTATTCCTGTCACCACGTATTTTCTTGCTCCATACCCATATAATCGCTGTCGTTTTAACGAGAGAAAGAAGATTATTAGTGGTATTTAACTTGAggagaaagtttaagaaactagttgtgttttttttattataaacattcACGAGATGTATGCCAATTTCACGACAAcaatagagaaaattgaaaagctAAGTGCTtaaggtttctttgttttaaaagatCCCTCCCCTCATGTTCGTGTTGTCCTTTTTGCttcctttgtttattttgatatatttcgatgtggctaatttagagaatgatcctGAGTtcataagtaaggaatacatatccattggtacgaggtctttttggggaagcccaaagcaaagtcatgagagttcattctcaaagtggacaatatcataccatcgtggagatctgtgatttctaacatgatatcagattcatgcccttaacttagtcatgtcaatagaatcatcaaatgtcaaacaaataaattgtgagtctcaaaggtgtagtcaaaagtgactcaagtgtcgaacaaatggtgtactttgttcgaggactctagagaaggagtcgagattaaggggaggttgttcaatggctccataggccttaggggaggctctatagtgtactttgttcgaggggaggattatTGAGGATTGCTGGAGAGGGAGTCCTACgttagctaatttagagaatgatcttgggttcataaaaaattcatcTCGTATGAGAtgttttgggaagcccaaagcaagcCCACCaaagtttatgctcaaagtcgataatatcataccattctcGAAATCTATGATTACTAACCGGTTATATCCAACAAAATATTCATCATAGTGAAACAAGGGCCATTCAAATCTTATCTTATGtactttctttttatcttataagaaaaggaaaaaggttgCACGAAATCACAGCCACTCATTTCCATAAAAAAGATATTACCTTAAGCTGGGACTTGAGAGTGGAGGCCATGGACTCCACGTATTGCTGTGGGGAGTACTTTTTACGCAAATCAGACGACTCATGATAGCCAAAGATGTCATTGCTTCCAATCACAACGGTAAACAGAGATTTGGAGAGGTGTGCTTGCGCTGCAGACAATCCCAGCTCTACAACCAGCTTTTGATACACCAACGAATAATACTCAATTTGTTGGTCCATCGCCACCGATTGCttctaaaaaaatccaataaaccaAAACACAAATTATCTTCTAATTTGAcctaataaattcttaaacaTGTTACACCACTCATGTCAAATAGATTCGAAGATCTATTATACGAgattgaaagttcaaaaatgTATTAGATACGAGATAAGGAACTTACAAAAAGGTCATTTGTTTCGTTAAAGATTCCCGCACCACCCGAAGCGAAGCTTACGCCTGTCTTAAAGGGTTTGGTGTTGATAACCTTTCTGAACTTGGATATGAGAGACAGATATGGCGGCGAAGTCGGCAACCCCACCTTCTCAGCTgtccaaattttcatttttttatatcaaaattgaaaaaaatttaaacatatattttatggaTAATTAGCATAATTAATTCAGCCACGTATGTGTTATTTAGACATGTCGTGGGATACAAtactattaaaatattgtttataaagaaaaaaaaggaagtttGATATGATATGAGCATCACATGTTCGTTTCGTGAATGCACATGAACACGTGGGCTCCCGTTTTGTGGGTTTTAAGTTTAGAGTAATACAGTTTGGCATACAGTAGGGCTACCATTTTGTTTCTAGTCCACTTTAACCATCcattaagaaaacaaagaagaatttGCCACGTTAAAAGCTTTAATTCAACAAGCTTATGAGTTGTAAAAAGCTGACTATGCTCCTAATGCTCGTTCCATGATTTTGATATGTATGATCCACAACCAATATCTCAAAATAGTTGGGCTTCCGATCAATTTTTGTTCGACCGATTTTTGGGTACCATCAATGACTTTTCGCTCGCATTTTAGGATTGTATTGGTacttgaattttgaagaaaaataacccACAACGCTATACGTACTAGCTTAAAACCAAAATTctatgtaacagcctaagcttaccgctaggagatattgttctctctacgctttcccttttgagctttccctcaaggtttttaaaacgtgtttggtagggagaggttttcacacccttataaaaaatgttttgttcttctccccagttgatgtgggatttcacaatccacccccttcggtgcccagcgtcctcgttggcactcgaaCTCTTCTCcgatcaatgtgggactctccaATTCACCCCTCTTTCGGGCCAGTGTCTTTACTGACACACTgtctcatgtccacccctttggggcttgcctcctcgttggcatatggcagtgtctagctctaatacgatttgtaacggtccaatcTCACCGCTAACAAACATGgttctttttgagcttttcctttcgagtttcctcTGAACGAGGCTttccttctcctccccaatttaattataaaacactaatttatttatatatgaggctattccttcttctctttcatcttttttcaGT
Encoded here:
- the LOC111809855 gene encoding GDSL esterase/lipase At5g55050 → MGSQLLFFFIFSLLSISSISESALVPAVYVFGDSLVDVGNNNHLKLSIAKANFPHNGIDFPTKKPTGRFSNGKNAADYIAEKVGLPTSPPYLSLISKFRKVINTKPFKTGVSFASGGAGIFNETNDLFKQSVAMDQQIEYYSLVYQKLVVELGLSAAQAHLSKSLFTVVIGSNDIFGYHESSDLRKKYSPQQYVESMASTLKSQLKRLYGYGARKYVVTGIGLVGCTPSQRKRSKTGECDEEVNSWAAQYNVALKSMLQTLKMELNNNISFTYFEVYAVMSDFIRSPSSFGFTEIRSACCGHGHLNADLPCLPIAAFCSNRNSHLFWDLYHPTQEASRMLADYIFNGPFTYPINVNQLIAL